A single Defluviitalea saccharophila DNA region contains:
- a CDS encoding adenylate kinase, whose product MRLIMLGAPGAGKGTQALLLSKAYNIPQISTGDILRANIKNETDLGKKAKEYMDKGLLVPDELVVEIVKDRLTQDDCKNGFILDGFPRTIPQAKALDEALDQMGIKLDRAVNVHVPDENIITRMSGRRVCPQCGASYHVEFKKPAEENICDECSSNLIQRDDDKEETVRKRLEIYHEQTKPLIEYYQNRGILSTVDGVGDVEEISNRIKEALEVSK is encoded by the coding sequence ATGAGATTAATTATGTTAGGTGCACCGGGAGCTGGCAAAGGAACACAAGCACTACTTCTTTCCAAGGCATATAATATTCCTCAGATTTCTACTGGGGATATACTCAGAGCGAATATAAAGAATGAAACGGATTTAGGCAAAAAAGCTAAAGAATATATGGATAAAGGTCTTTTAGTACCAGATGAACTGGTAGTTGAAATCGTAAAAGACCGACTTACTCAAGATGATTGCAAGAATGGTTTTATATTGGACGGATTTCCAAGGACTATTCCACAAGCTAAAGCATTGGATGAAGCATTGGATCAAATGGGTATAAAACTTGACAGAGCAGTGAATGTTCATGTCCCAGATGAAAATATTATTACGAGAATGAGCGGAAGACGTGTATGCCCACAATGTGGTGCTTCATATCACGTTGAGTTTAAAAAACCTGCAGAAGAAAACATTTGTGACGAATGCAGTTCAAATTTAATTCAACGGGACGATGACAAAGAGGAAACTGTTAGAAAAAGACTGGAAATTTATCATGAACAAACAAAACCGTTGATTGAATACTATCAAAACAGGGGAATACTTTCAACTGTAGACGGTGTTGGCGATGTAGAAGAAATAAGTAATCGGATTAAAGAAGCATTGGAAGTGAGTAAATAG
- the rplW gene encoding 50S ribosomal protein L23 produces the protein MADLKYYDVILKPVITEKSMNQMADKKYTFLVHPSATRTQVKDAVEKMFEGVKVEKVNTINQDGKTRRRGMTFGKTAKTKKAIVKLTAESKDIDFFEGM, from the coding sequence ATGGCAGATTTGAAATACTATGATGTCATCTTAAAACCAGTTATCACTGAAAAAAGTATGAACCAAATGGCAGACAAAAAATACACCTTCCTTGTGCATCCATCAGCAACAAGAACTCAGGTTAAAGATGCTGTAGAGAAAATGTTTGAAGGTGTAAAAGTAGAAAAAGTAAACACCATTAATCAAGACGGAAAAACAAGAAGAAGAGGAATGACCTTCGGAAAAACTGCAAAAACCAAAAAAGCAATTGTTAAATTAACTGCAGAAAGCAAAGACATTGACTTTTTTGAAGGAATGTAG
- the rplO gene encoding 50S ribosomal protein L15, whose amino-acid sequence MNLSELRPAEGSKQNRFRKGRGHGSGAGKTAGKGHKGQKARSGGGVRPGFEGGQMPLYRRIPKRGFTNRNSKEIIAINVDRLNIFEDNTVVTVDTLKEAGIIKNPKDGVKILGNGDLTKKLTVMVNQYSKSAVEKIEAAGGKAEVI is encoded by the coding sequence ATGAACTTAAGTGAGTTAAGACCAGCAGAAGGTTCCAAACAAAACCGATTCAGAAAAGGAAGAGGTCATGGTTCCGGTGCAGGTAAAACTGCAGGAAAGGGACATAAAGGTCAAAAAGCACGTTCAGGCGGTGGAGTAAGACCTGGATTTGAAGGCGGACAAATGCCTCTTTACAGACGTATTCCTAAAAGAGGATTTACAAATAGAAATAGTAAAGAAATCATAGCAATCAATGTAGACCGTTTGAATATCTTTGAAGATAATACAGTGGTTACTGTAGATACTTTAAAAGAAGCAGGTATTATCAAGAATCCTAAGGACGGCGTAAAAATTCTCGGAAATGGAGACCTAACCAAGAAATTGACTGTAATGGTGAATCAATACAGCAAATCAGCAGTAGAAAAGATTGAAGCTGCCGGTGGAAAAGCAGAGGTGATTTAG
- the rpsS gene encoding 30S ribosomal protein S19 translates to MGRSLKKGPFADDHLLKAIDAMNKSGDKKVIKSWSRRSTIFPQMVGHTIAVHDGRKHVPVYITEDMVGHKLGEFALTRTYRGHGKDAEKKSRVR, encoded by the coding sequence ATGGGTCGATCCCTTAAAAAAGGACCTTTTGCAGATGACCATCTGTTAAAAGCAATTGATGCAATGAATAAAAGCGGAGATAAAAAGGTTATTAAATCTTGGTCTCGCCGTTCAACAATTTTCCCACAAATGGTTGGACACACAATTGCTGTTCATGATGGAAGAAAACATGTTCCTGTATACATTACAGAAGACATGGTTGGTCATAAATTAGGAGAATTTGCGTTAACAAGAACCTATAGAGGACACGGAAAAGACGCAGAAAAGAAATCAAGAGTACGTTAA
- the rpsC gene encoding 30S ribosomal protein S3, which yields MGQKVNPHGLRVGIIKDWSAKWYAPKKNFADLLIEDNKLRTYIKSKLYEAGISNIEIERAAERVKVHIHTSKPGIVIGKGGASIEDLRNELQKLTENKVMINIVEVKKPEIDAQLVAENVALQLENRISFRRAMKQVMGRAMKAGAQGIKVACSGRLGGAEIARTEHYHEGTIPLQTLRADIDYGFAEANTTYGKIGVKVWIYKGEILPQRAKKEGSDE from the coding sequence ATGGGACAAAAAGTTAATCCTCACGGCTTAAGAGTCGGTATTATTAAAGACTGGAGCGCCAAGTGGTACGCACCAAAGAAGAATTTTGCCGATTTATTGATAGAAGACAATAAGTTAAGAACTTATATTAAAAGCAAATTATATGAAGCAGGAATTTCTAATATTGAAATAGAAAGAGCGGCAGAAAGAGTAAAAGTGCATATTCACACCTCCAAACCAGGTATTGTAATTGGTAAAGGGGGAGCTTCTATTGAAGACTTACGCAATGAGCTTCAGAAGCTAACAGAAAACAAAGTTATGATTAACATTGTTGAAGTTAAAAAACCAGAAATTGATGCACAATTAGTAGCAGAAAACGTTGCACTTCAATTAGAAAACCGTATTTCCTTCAGAAGAGCAATGAAACAAGTAATGGGAAGAGCAATGAAAGCTGGCGCACAAGGAATCAAAGTAGCTTGTTCCGGTCGTTTAGGCGGTGCAGAAATTGCTCGTACAGAACATTATCATGAAGGAACTATTCCTCTACAAACTTTAAGAGCAGACATTGACTATGGATTTGCAGAAGCAAACACAACTTATGGTAAGATCGGTGTAAAAGTTTGGATTTATAAAGGTGAAATTCTTCCTCAAAGAGCTAAAAAGGAAGGGAGCGATGAATAA
- the rplX gene encoding 50S ribosomal protein L24 gives MRLKKGDTVRVITGKDAGKEGKILQVDRKNGRVIVEGVNMITKHKKANPMGQGGIIHQEAPIHISNVMYLHNGKTTRLGVKVVMEERNGRQKAVRYRVAKSTGEVID, from the coding sequence ATTAGACTTAAAAAAGGCGATACAGTTCGAGTAATTACTGGAAAAGACGCCGGAAAAGAAGGCAAGATATTACAAGTTGACCGTAAAAATGGTCGTGTAATCGTTGAAGGCGTTAATATGATTACAAAGCATAAAAAAGCTAATCCAATGGGACAGGGCGGAATTATTCATCAAGAAGCTCCTATTCATATTTCCAATGTAATGTATTTGCATAACGGAAAGACTACAAGATTGGGAGTAAAAGTAGTAATGGAAGAAAGAAACGGACGTCAAAAAGCCGTTCGCTATAGAGTAGCAAAATCTACAGGAGAAGTAATTGATTAA
- the rpmD gene encoding 50S ribosomal protein L30, with product MSKLKITLVKSTIGAKPKQKLTAQALGLTKLHKTVEHQDNAAIRGMINRIAHLVKVEEI from the coding sequence ATGTCTAAATTAAAAATCACATTGGTAAAATCCACAATTGGTGCAAAACCAAAGCAAAAGCTCACAGCACAAGCTTTGGGTCTTACAAAATTGCATAAGACTGTAGAACATCAAGACAATGCAGCCATTCGTGGAATGATTAACAGAATTGCACATTTAGTAAAGGTTGAAGAAATATAA
- the rpsQ gene encoding 30S ribosomal protein S17, whose product MDKTIVVAVENNVKHPLYGKIVKRTYKLKAHDENNECKIGDRVKVMETRPLSKDKRWRLVSIVEKAK is encoded by the coding sequence ATGGATAAAACCATAGTTGTGGCTGTTGAGAATAATGTTAAACATCCTTTATATGGGAAAATCGTGAAGAGAACTTATAAATTAAAAGCGCATGATGAAAATAACGAATGTAAAATCGGCGATCGTGTAAAAGTGATGGAAACAAGACCACTGTCCAAAGATAAGAGATGGAGATTAGTTTCGATCGTAGAAAAAGCAAAATAA
- the rplB gene encoding 50S ribosomal protein L2 produces the protein MGIKKYNPYTPSRRQMTSSTFEEITKTTPEKSLVVSLKKHSGRNNQGKITVRHRGGGVRTKYRIIDFKRNKDGVPARVASIEYDPNRTANIALLHYVDGEKAYILAPNGLKVGDKIMNGENAEIRVGNALPLQFIPVGTTIHNIEMKPGKGGQLVRSAGASAQLMAKEGKYATIKLPSGETRMIPIGCRATIGQVGNLDHELINVGKAGRKRHMGIRPTVRGSVMNPNDHPHGGGEGRSPIGRPGPSTPWGKPALGLKTRKKNKASNKLIVRRRGQK, from the coding sequence ATGGGTATTAAAAAATACAATCCATATACCCCTTCAAGAAGACAAATGACTTCGTCTACCTTTGAAGAAATTACAAAGACCACTCCAGAAAAATCATTAGTGGTATCTTTGAAAAAACATTCAGGTAGAAATAACCAAGGGAAAATAACAGTTCGCCATCGTGGAGGCGGAGTTAGAACAAAATATAGAATCATCGATTTCAAGAGAAATAAAGACGGGGTGCCTGCAAGAGTTGCATCCATCGAATACGATCCAAACAGAACAGCAAATATTGCTTTATTGCACTATGTTGATGGTGAAAAGGCATATATTTTAGCTCCTAACGGTTTAAAAGTAGGAGATAAAATTATGAATGGAGAAAATGCAGAAATCCGTGTAGGTAATGCGCTTCCTCTGCAATTTATCCCTGTAGGTACAACCATTCATAACATTGAAATGAAGCCAGGAAAAGGCGGACAGCTTGTTCGTTCTGCAGGAGCTTCTGCTCAATTAATGGCTAAAGAAGGAAAGTATGCAACTATTAAATTACCTTCTGGCGAAACAAGAATGATTCCAATCGGCTGTAGAGCTACCATAGGACAAGTAGGAAATCTTGATCACGAACTTATCAATGTTGGTAAAGCAGGAAGAAAACGTCATATGGGAATCCGTCCTACAGTTCGTGGATCTGTAATGAACCCTAACGACCATCCACACGGTGGTGGAGAAGGTAGATCACCTATCGGACGTCCAGGACCATCTACACCATGGGGTAAACCAGCTCTTGGACTTAAGACAAGAAAGAAAAATAAAGCTTCAAATAAATTAATCGTTCGTAGAAGAGGTCAAAAGTAA
- the rpsH gene encoding 30S ribosomal protein S8, translating into MTMSDPIADMLTRIRNANIAKHDTVDIPASKMKKAIADILLNEGYIRGYEIIEDGAKATIRITLKYGKDKNEKVISGLKRISKPGLRVFAGKDELPKVLGGLGTAIISTSKGLLTDRDARKLGVGGEVVAFIW; encoded by the coding sequence ATGACAATGAGTGATCCAATTGCAGATATGCTAACAAGAATCAGAAATGCTAATATCGCAAAACATGATACAGTAGATATACCTGCATCAAAAATGAAAAAAGCAATCGCGGATATATTATTAAACGAAGGATATATTAGAGGATACGAAATCATTGAAGATGGCGCGAAAGCTACAATTCGTATCACATTAAAATACGGAAAAGATAAGAACGAAAAAGTTATTTCCGGCTTAAAAAGAATTTCTAAACCAGGACTTAGAGTATTTGCTGGTAAAGACGAATTGCCTAAAGTATTAGGTGGGCTTGGTACAGCAATTATTTCTACAAGCAAAGGTTTATTAACAGATAGAGACGCTAGAAAATTAGGCGTTGGTGGAGAAGTAGTTGCATTTATTTGGTAA
- the rplR gene encoding 50S ribosomal protein L18 → MIRKESRSEVRAKKHLKIRKKIQGTTQRPRLSVFRSDKHIYAQIIDDVKGTTVVAASTLEKDITKQLEKTNTVQAAKVVGEIVARRALDKGVTEVVFDRGGYIYHGKVKALADAAREAGLQF, encoded by the coding sequence ATGATTCGAAAAGAATCTCGTTCTGAAGTTCGTGCAAAAAAACACTTAAAAATACGCAAGAAAATCCAAGGCACAACTCAAAGACCTAGATTATCCGTATTTAGAAGTGATAAACATATCTATGCACAAATCATTGATGATGTTAAAGGAACTACAGTAGTTGCTGCATCAACATTGGAAAAAGATATTACGAAACAGCTTGAAAAAACTAATACTGTACAAGCAGCTAAAGTAGTAGGCGAAATAGTTGCTCGTAGAGCTTTAGATAAAGGAGTTACTGAAGTGGTATTCGATCGTGGAGGATATATATATCACGGTAAAGTAAAAGCATTAGCAGATGCAGCTAGAGAAGCTGGGTTACAATTCTAG
- the rplV gene encoding 50S ribosomal protein L22, with protein MAKGHRSQIKRARNENKDTRPKAHVRYARVSASKAKIVLDTIKGKGAGEALAILAYTPRTAARIIEKVLKSAVANAENNQGMDASKLFVQEAYANKGPKMKRIRPRAQGRAYRIEKQTSHISIVLNER; from the coding sequence ATGGCTAAAGGACATAGAAGTCAAATCAAAAGAGCGAGAAACGAAAATAAAGATACAAGACCTAAAGCTCATGTAAGATATGCAAGAGTATCTGCATCTAAGGCAAAGATTGTTCTTGATACAATAAAAGGTAAAGGAGCAGGAGAAGCACTTGCTATCCTTGCATATACTCCAAGAACTGCTGCGAGAATCATTGAAAAAGTATTAAAATCAGCAGTAGCGAATGCAGAAAACAACCAAGGAATGGATGCTTCCAAACTCTTTGTACAAGAAGCATATGCAAACAAAGGACCAAAAATGAAGAGAATTCGCCCAAGAGCGCAAGGAAGGGCATATCGTATAGAGAAACAGACCAGTCATATTTCGATTGTACTTAATGAAAGATAA
- the map gene encoding type I methionyl aminopeptidase yields the protein MGIIIKSDEEIKKIRSAGLILAKTHELLAHALRPGITTLELDQIAEEFIRSQGAVPSFKGLYGFPASICASVNEEVVHGIPSKDVKLKDGDIIGIDIGVCLDGYHSDGAKTHAIGEVPEETKKLIQVTRDSFYKGIQYAKAGNHLYEISAAIQEYVESNGFSVVRDLVGHGVGRKLHEEPQIPNYKVPGRGPKLRKGMVLAIEPMVNVGSYEVRILSNDTVVTRDGSLSAHYEHTIAITDGEPEILTIL from the coding sequence GTGGGTATAATCATAAAATCTGATGAAGAGATCAAAAAGATTCGCTCAGCAGGTTTGATTTTAGCAAAAACACACGAACTCCTTGCCCATGCGCTTAGACCAGGAATTACTACACTGGAATTAGATCAGATTGCTGAAGAATTTATTCGTAGTCAAGGTGCTGTTCCTTCATTTAAAGGATTATACGGTTTTCCCGCATCTATATGTGCATCAGTTAATGAAGAGGTCGTCCATGGAATTCCTAGTAAGGATGTTAAATTAAAAGATGGAGATATCATTGGCATTGATATTGGTGTATGTTTAGATGGATATCATTCCGATGGAGCAAAAACCCATGCTATTGGAGAGGTACCCGAAGAGACCAAAAAACTAATTCAAGTTACAAGAGATAGTTTTTATAAAGGTATCCAATATGCAAAAGCGGGTAATCATTTATATGAAATATCTGCTGCAATACAAGAGTATGTTGAGTCTAATGGATTTTCTGTTGTTCGAGACCTTGTTGGTCATGGAGTAGGAAGAAAACTGCATGAAGAACCTCAGATTCCAAACTATAAGGTGCCTGGGCGAGGACCTAAATTACGTAAAGGTATGGTTCTTGCAATAGAGCCAATGGTCAATGTAGGAAGCTATGAAGTAAGGATATTAAGTAATGACACTGTTGTTACAAGAGACGGCTCTCTCTCAGCCCATTATGAACATACTATTGCTATAACAGATGGCGAACCTGAAATTCTTACAATATTGTAA
- the rplP gene encoding 50S ribosomal protein L16: MLMPKRVKRRKQFRGRMTGQATRGNKITYGEFGLVAEEPSWITSNQIEAARIAMTRYIKRGGKVWIKIFPDKPITQKPAETRMGKGKGSPEYWVAVVKPGRVMFELAGVAEETAREALRLAMHKLPIKCKIVSRAEQEMDGDSSEE, from the coding sequence ATGTTAATGCCTAAAAGAGTAAAACGTCGTAAACAATTTCGTGGGCGTATGACAGGGCAAGCTACCCGTGGTAATAAAATCACTTACGGTGAATTTGGGCTTGTAGCTGAAGAACCAAGCTGGATTACTTCAAATCAAATAGAAGCTGCCCGTATCGCTATGACAAGATATATCAAACGTGGTGGTAAAGTTTGGATTAAGATATTCCCTGACAAACCAATCACACAAAAACCAGCAGAAACTCGTATGGGTAAAGGGAAAGGATCCCCAGAATATTGGGTAGCAGTAGTTAAACCAGGCAGAGTAATGTTTGAACTTGCAGGAGTAGCAGAAGAAACTGCGAGAGAAGCTTTACGTCTTGCAATGCACAAATTGCCAATTAAATGTAAAATTGTATCACGTGCAGAACAAGAAATGGACGGTGATAGTAGTGAAGAGTAA
- the secY gene encoding preprotein translocase subunit SecY, which translates to MLNTLRNAWKIPDLRKRLIYTFMMLLVIRLGAHIPVPGVNASAIKNLLQQQGGALGLFDMISGGALQNMTIFAMGIVPYINASIILQLLQIAIPKIEEIAKEGEEGRKKIAKYTRYLTIVLAAIQAWGFTFAMRAQNILVNPNLWSWIVAILSFVAGTAFMMWIGEQITEKGIGNGISLIIFVNIVSRLPVGINVLLSYKNYILTAILVVIFAIMIAFVVLVQQGERRIAVQYAKRTSGRKVYGGQSSHIPVKVNLAGVIPIIFAMSLLQFPEIVTNFFVANPTGVWGKILAWLRWTHPFGAVLYALLILFFTFFYSTITFNPIEVANNMKKNGGFVPGIRPGKPTADYLTKVVNQITLVGAIFLAIIALMPLALQAIFKMNVGFGGTSLLIVVGVALETVKQMEAQMLMRHYKGFLS; encoded by the coding sequence GTGCTTAATACCCTTAGAAACGCCTGGAAGATACCTGATTTAAGAAAAAGATTAATCTATACATTTATGATGCTGCTAGTAATTCGTTTAGGAGCCCATATTCCTGTTCCTGGTGTTAATGCCTCTGCAATCAAGAATTTATTGCAACAGCAGGGAGGAGCTTTAGGGCTTTTTGACATGATTTCCGGTGGTGCATTGCAAAATATGACTATTTTTGCAATGGGAATCGTTCCTTATATTAATGCATCCATTATTCTTCAACTTCTTCAAATAGCTATTCCTAAAATAGAGGAAATAGCTAAAGAAGGAGAAGAAGGAAGAAAAAAGATTGCAAAATATACAAGGTATTTAACCATTGTATTAGCAGCTATCCAAGCTTGGGGATTCACCTTTGCTATGCGCGCACAAAATATTTTAGTTAATCCAAATTTATGGTCTTGGATTGTTGCAATTCTTTCTTTTGTAGCCGGAACTGCTTTTATGATGTGGATTGGAGAGCAGATTACCGAAAAAGGGATCGGCAATGGAATCTCATTAATTATTTTTGTAAACATTGTTTCCAGATTACCTGTAGGAATCAATGTACTTCTTAGTTACAAGAATTACATTCTTACAGCAATCTTAGTAGTAATCTTTGCGATTATGATTGCTTTTGTTGTTTTAGTACAACAAGGAGAAAGAAGAATTGCTGTTCAATATGCTAAAAGAACATCAGGAAGAAAGGTATATGGAGGACAATCCTCCCATATTCCTGTGAAAGTTAACTTAGCAGGAGTTATTCCAATTATCTTTGCTATGTCTTTACTTCAATTTCCTGAGATCGTTACTAATTTCTTTGTAGCTAATCCAACAGGGGTGTGGGGTAAAATTTTAGCTTGGCTACGTTGGACCCATCCTTTTGGAGCAGTGCTTTATGCACTCCTGATTCTTTTCTTCACCTTCTTCTATTCAACGATTACATTTAATCCAATAGAAGTTGCTAATAACATGAAGAAAAACGGAGGATTCGTTCCAGGGATCAGACCAGGAAAACCAACAGCTGATTATTTAACTAAAGTTGTTAACCAAATCACACTGGTTGGAGCGATTTTCTTAGCGATTATCGCACTTATGCCTTTAGCGCTGCAGGCGATCTTTAAGATGAATGTTGGATTCGGAGGAACCTCATTACTTATCGTAGTAGGTGTAGCGTTAGAAACTGTTAAACAAATGGAAGCTCAAATGCTAATGAGGCATTATAAAGGCTTTTTAAGCTAA
- the rpmC gene encoding 50S ribosomal protein L29 — protein MKSNVYLEELRNKTSDELKLELVSAKKELFNLRFQNATNQLNNTARIREVRKNIARIQTIITQRSNA, from the coding sequence GTGAAGAGTAATGTATATTTAGAAGAATTACGAAACAAAACTTCAGATGAATTAAAGTTAGAGTTAGTTTCTGCTAAAAAGGAATTATTCAACTTAAGATTTCAAAATGCAACCAATCAATTAAACAACACAGCAAGAATCAGAGAAGTGAGAAAAAACATTGCAAGAATTCAAACAATCATTACACAACGTTCCAACGCATAA
- the rplE gene encoding 50S ribosomal protein L5: protein MSRIREIYENEIVDAMMKKFGYKNKLAVPKIEKVIINMGVGEAKDNPKVLESAVSDLIIISGQKPVVTKAKKSVAAFKIREGMPIGCKVTLRGERMYDFIDRLINLALPRVRDFRGVNPDAFDGRGNYALGIKEQLIFPEIEYDKIDKVRGMDVIFVTTANTDEEARELLRLFGMPFRK from the coding sequence TTGAGTAGAATTAGAGAAATATATGAGAACGAAATAGTAGATGCAATGATGAAAAAGTTCGGATATAAAAATAAATTAGCAGTGCCCAAGATTGAAAAAGTAATCATCAATATGGGAGTTGGAGAAGCTAAAGACAATCCAAAAGTACTTGAATCTGCAGTAAGCGATTTAATTATTATTTCCGGACAAAAACCTGTTGTTACAAAAGCTAAAAAGTCTGTGGCTGCATTCAAAATCCGTGAAGGTATGCCAATAGGATGTAAAGTAACTCTTCGTGGAGAAAGAATGTATGATTTTATTGATCGTTTAATCAACTTGGCTTTGCCTCGTGTTCGTGACTTTAGAGGAGTTAACCCTGATGCATTCGATGGAAGAGGAAACTATGCATTAGGAATCAAAGAACAGTTGATATTCCCTGAAATAGAATATGATAAGATTGATAAAGTAAGAGGTATGGACGTTATTTTTGTTACCACAGCAAACACGGACGAAGAAGCTCGTGAATTGTTGAGATTGTTTGGAATGCCATTTAGAAAGTAA
- the rplN gene encoding 50S ribosomal protein L14 — MIQQESRLNVADNTGAKELLCIRVLGGSKVRYASVGDVIVASVKDATPGGVVKKGDVVKAVVVRTVKEVRRSDGSYIKFDDNAAVIIKEDKNPRGTRIFGPVARELREKKYMKILSLAPEVL, encoded by the coding sequence ATGATTCAACAAGAAAGCAGATTAAATGTTGCAGACAACACTGGAGCAAAAGAACTTTTATGCATCCGAGTTTTGGGAGGATCTAAAGTTAGATATGCGAGTGTTGGAGATGTAATCGTTGCTTCGGTTAAAGATGCAACACCCGGTGGTGTTGTAAAGAAAGGTGACGTTGTTAAAGCAGTTGTTGTAAGAACTGTTAAAGAAGTTAGAAGATCAGACGGTTCCTACATCAAATTTGATGATAACGCAGCAGTTATAATCAAAGAAGATAAGAACCCAAGGGGAACTCGTATTTTCGGACCAGTTGCAAGAGAATTAAGAGAAAAGAAATATATGAAGATTTTATCCTTGGCACCAGAAGTACTATAA
- the rpsE gene encoding 30S ribosomal protein S5 — MPRTKVDTSNMDLKERVVTIKRVTKVVKGGRNFRFSALVVVGDENGYVGAGLGKSTEIPDAIKKAIEDAKKNLVFVPRDANDSIPHEFIGEFGSARVLLKPAAEGTGVIAGGPARAVLELAGIRNIRTKSLGSNNKRNVVNATIEALKNLKNPEDVAKLRGKTLEELLG; from the coding sequence ATGCCTAGAACTAAAGTCGACACAAGCAATATGGACTTAAAAGAAAGAGTTGTTACAATAAAAAGGGTTACCAAGGTAGTTAAAGGTGGACGAAACTTCCGATTCTCTGCTTTAGTAGTTGTTGGTGACGAAAACGGATACGTAGGTGCTGGATTAGGAAAATCAACTGAAATTCCTGATGCAATTAAAAAAGCTATAGAAGATGCTAAGAAAAATTTAGTATTTGTTCCAAGAGATGCAAACGACAGTATTCCTCATGAATTTATCGGTGAATTCGGCAGTGCTAGAGTATTATTAAAACCCGCTGCAGAAGGTACTGGAGTAATTGCAGGAGGACCAGCTCGTGCGGTGCTTGAATTAGCAGGAATTCGCAATATTAGAACAAAATCCTTGGGTTCCAATAATAAGAGAAACGTTGTTAATGCAACGATCGAAGCATTAAAAAATCTTAAAAATCCAGAAGACGTTGCAAAATTACGTGGTAAAACATTAGAAGAACTTCTAGGATAA
- a CDS encoding type Z 30S ribosomal protein S14, with protein sequence MAKKSMKIKQQRTPKFSTRAYNRCRICGRPHAYLRKFGVCRICFRELAYKGQIPGVKKASW encoded by the coding sequence ATGGCAAAAAAGTCAATGAAGATTAAGCAACAACGTACGCCGAAGTTTTCGACAAGAGCTTATAATCGTTGTAGAATCTGTGGAAGACCTCATGCATATTTGAGAAAATTCGGTGTATGCCGTATTTGCTTTAGAGAACTGGCGTATAAAGGTCAAATTCCAGGTGTTAAAAAAGCTAGCTGGTAA
- the rplF gene encoding 50S ribosomal protein L6, which translates to MSRIGKLPITIPSGVEVKIGDGNLVTVKGPKGSLERKLPAEINVAVEDNQVVVTRPSDLKKHRALHGLTRTLVANMVEGVTNGYSKVLEINGVGYRAQKQGKKLVLSLGYSHPVEMEDPEGIESVVEGQNKIIVRGIDKEKVGQYAAEIRFKRPPEPYKGKGIKYADEVIRRKEGKTGK; encoded by the coding sequence ATGTCACGAATTGGTAAATTGCCGATTACAATTCCATCAGGAGTAGAAGTAAAAATTGGTGATGGAAATCTTGTAACCGTAAAAGGACCAAAAGGATCCTTAGAAAGAAAATTACCCGCTGAAATCAATGTAGCGGTTGAAGATAATCAAGTAGTAGTAACAAGACCAAGTGATCTTAAAAAGCATAGAGCACTGCATGGTTTAACAAGAACACTGGTTGCCAATATGGTAGAGGGTGTAACAAACGGATACTCTAAAGTATTGGAAATCAACGGTGTAGGATATAGAGCGCAAAAACAAGGTAAAAAATTAGTATTATCCTTAGGATATTCCCATCCTGTTGAAATGGAAGATCCAGAAGGCATTGAAAGTGTAGTAGAAGGACAAAACAAAATCATCGTTCGCGGAATCGACAAAGAAAAAGTTGGTCAATATGCAGCTGAAATTCGATTCAAACGTCCTCCAGAACCTTATAAAGGCAAAGGAATCAAATACGCTGACGAAGTGATTAGAAGAAAAGAAGGTAAAACCGGTAAGTAA